Proteins from one Sarcophilus harrisii chromosome 2, mSarHar1.11, whole genome shotgun sequence genomic window:
- the NQO1 gene encoding NAD(P)H dehydrogenase [quinone] 1, whose protein sequence is MAARRALIVLAHSEKTSFNYAMKEAAEEALKKQGWHVTVSDLYALNFNPLISRKDITGDLKDPDNFKYPVESVQAYKEGRLSSDIVAEQKKVKDADLVIFQFPMQWFGLPAILKGWFERVFTGEFAYSYATMYDKGPFKNKKAMLSLTTGGAGSMYSLLGVHGDMNVLLWPIQSGILYFCGFQVLEPQLVYSIGHTPADERLQILDKWKKRLATIWEEKPLSFAPSNYFDLNFQAGFLLKKEVQEEQEKKKVGLSVGHHFGKSIPTDNQIKAKK, encoded by the exons ATGGCTG CCAGGAGAGCACTGATAGTTCTGGCTCACTCGGAGAAGACATCCTTCAACTATGCTATGAAAGAAGCTGCTGAGGAGGCTCTAAAGAAGCAAGGCTGGCACGTGACAGTGTCGGACCTGTATGCCTTGAATTTTAATCCATTAATCTCCAGGAAGGACATCACAG gTGATCTAAAGGACCCTGACAATTTTAAGTATCCAGTTGAATCTGTTCAGGCTTATAAGGAGGGGCGGCTGAGCTCAGATATTGTCGCTGAACAGAAGAAGGTGAAAGATGCAGATCTTGTGATATTTCAG tTTCCAATGCAGTGGTTCGGGCTGCCTGCTATCCTAAAGGGTTGGTTTGAAAGAGTTTTCACTGGAGAATTTGCATATTCATATGCAACCATGTATGACAAGGGACCCTTTAAG AACAAGAAGGCCATGCTCTCCCTTACCACTGGAGGGGCTGGCTCCATGTATTCACTGCTCGGCGTCCATGGGGACATGAACGTCCTTCTCTGGCCAATCCAG AGCGGCATTCTGTACTTCTGTGGTTTCCAAGTCCTGGAGCCTCAGCTCGTCTACAGCATCGGGCACACTCCAGCAGACGAACGGCTTCAGATTCTGGACAAATGGAAGAAGCGCTTGGCAACCATCTGGGAAGAGAAGCCTCTATCCTTTGCTCCAAGCAACTACTTTGATCTGAACTTTCAGGCGGGATTCTTGCTAAAAAAAGAAGTGcaggaagaacaagaaaagaagaaagttggACTTTCTGTTGGCCACCACTTTGGCAAAAGCATCCCAACTGACAACCAGATCAAGGCCAAGAAATAG